A single genomic interval of Armigeres subalbatus isolate Guangzhou_Male chromosome 1, GZ_Asu_2, whole genome shotgun sequence harbors:
- the LOC134206326 gene encoding alkyldihydroxyacetonephosphate synthase-like: MQSTPASVLPTLPKCRQQLIRWDGWGYKDSRFEYDGKNCFFTGKRYSIGGGARLNRFRDWVIDYFDVDTSKRLTAVNEPREFPDPVRCSEFLNGLRNAGVEFSEDGMDRLMRCHGQSLEDVEKLKNLSFRKLPDVVVWPKCHDHVVKIVALAIEFHVALMPVGGNSAVSGASTTPDVQGRTVAIVDMTQMNRLLWLNKENLTACFEVGIVGQDLERVLGKQNFTLGHEPDSVEFSTLGGWISTRASGMKKNTYGNIEDLVVRITMVTGIGVLQKQFLAPRVSCGPDFDQVIFGSEGTLGIITEAVVKIRPIPQVSRCGSLVFANFETGVRFLREVAKKRLQPASIRLLDNLQFQIGQYLQPEGPWTSGIMNGIKKQYLTKICGLDLDQIVAVTLVFEGDCKYVTSHEKQIYSIAASFGALNGGSENGEKGYVMTFVVAYIRDFGWDFNIMADSFETSVSWEKCLSLCNNVKSCVTAECERHGIRRMMISHRVTQTYDDGCCVYFYMAIKHPDERVNAVELFKAIEDRARDAILASGGSLSHHHGVGKMRSKWYPASVSHAGVSILRAIKKELDPNNIFAAGNLVSDNGMSKL; encoded by the exons ATGCAATCTACACCAGCTAGTGTGTTGCCAACCCTTCCCAAGTGCCGCCAGCAGTTGATCCGTTGGGATGGCTGGGGTTATAAGGATTCGCGGTTCGAGTACGATGGGAAGAACTGCTTTTTTACCGGAAAGCGTTACTCGATTGGGGGAGGCGCCCGATTGAATCGGTTTCGTGACTGGGTCATCGATTACTTTGACGTGGACACTAGTAAGAGACTGACTGCCGTTAATGAGCCAAGAGAATTCCCAGATCCGGTGAGATGTTCGGAGTTCTTAAACGGATTGAGGAACGCTGGGGTAGAGTTTTCGGAGGATGGAATGGATCGGTTAATGAGGTGTCACGGACAGAGCTTAGAAGACGTTGAAAAACTGAAGAATCTGAGTTTTAGGAAGCTGCCAGATGTAGTGGTGTGGCCAAAGTGTCACGATCATGTGGTGAAAATTGTGGCGTTGGCGATCGAATTTCATGTTGCCCTGATGCCTGTGGGTGGGAACTCGGCAGTGTCCGGGGCAAGTACAACACCGGATGTTCAAGGAAGAACTGTTGCCATAGTGGATATGACGCAGATGAATCGATTGCTGTGGTTGAATAAAGAGAATCTAACGGCGTGCTTCGAAGTTGGAATCGTGGGGCAGGATCTCGAGAGGGTTCTTGGGAAACAAAACTTTACCTTAGGTCATGAACCAGATTCGGTTGAGTTTTCCACCTTGGGTGGGTGGATATCTACAAGAGCTTCGGGTATGAAAAAGAATACGTACGGTAATATAGAAGACTTGGTCGTACGGATAACGATGGTAACCGGGATTGGAGTGCTACAGAAGCAATTTCTCGCCCCGAGAGTTTCGTGTGGTCCAGATTTTGACCAAGTCATTTTCGGATCCGAGGGCACCTTAGGTATTATCACAGAAGCTGTAGTGAAGATTCGACCAATTCCTCAGGTTAGTCGATGTGGGTCGCTGGTGTTTGCCAACTTCGAGACCGGTGTTCGCTTTCTGCGGGAGGTAGCCAAGAAAAGACTTCAACCGGCAAGTATTCGGTTACTCGATAATCTCCAGTTTCAAATTGGACAGTATCTGCAACCCGAAGGACCTTGGACCAGTGGAATAATGAACGGCATCAAGAAACAGTATCTCACTAAAATCTGCGGGTTAGACCTAGATCAGATAGTCGCAGTAACACTGGTATTCGAAGGCGATTGCAAATATGTCACATCACATGAAAAACAAATCTACAGCATAGCTGCCAGTTTTGGCGCCCTGAACGGAGGATCAGAAAATGGAGAAAAAGGCTACGTGATGACATTTGTGGTGGCATATATTCGG GACTTCGGATGGGATTTCAACATCATGGCAGATTCGTTTGAAACTTCCGTTAGCTGGGAAAAGTGTTTGTCGTTGTGCAACAATGTGAAATCGTGCGTAACGGCGGAGTGTGAACGACACGGGATACGAAGGATGATGATCAGCCATCGTGTGACGCAGACGTACGACGATGGTTGTTGTGTTTATTTCTACATGGCCATCAAGCATCCGGACGAACGGGTCAACGCGGTGGAGTTGTTCAAAGCTATTGAGGATCGGGCGAGAGACGCAATATTGGCTTCCGGTGGAAGTCTGTCACATCATCATGGCGTTGGCAAGATGCGTAGCAAATGGTATCCGGCTAGTGTTTCGCACGCAGGTGTTAGCATTTTGCGAGCCATCAAAAAGGAACTGGATCCGAACAATATATTTGCTGCTGGTAATCTGGTGAGCGATAACGGAATGTCAAAGCTTTGA